The following are encoded together in the Uloborus diversus isolate 005 unplaced genomic scaffold, Udiv.v.3.1 scaffold_266, whole genome shotgun sequence genome:
- the LOC129233231 gene encoding uncharacterized protein LOC129233231: protein QTIPQRSLREIVNKRRQLSYIKNILQDLDSKLEKLEKRSCAINLPGMDCDYGDVTGTGKDQDFWLSRMAPGKKRRYRRSLQYLL from the exons CCAAACGATTCCGCAACGGTCCTTACGAGAGATTGTCAACAAAAGGAGACAGTTGAgttatatcaaaaatattcttcaagATCTCGACAGCAAGCTCGAAAAATTGGA GAAGCGATCGTGTGCCATCAATCTGCCTGGCATGGACTGCGACTACGGTGACGTCACCGGAACAGGAAAAGACCAAGACTTTTGGCTGAGCCGAATGGCTCCTGGAAAGAAGCGcag GTATCGTCGATCTCTGCAGTACCTTCTTTAA